A window of Nomascus leucogenys isolate Asia chromosome X, Asia_NLE_v1, whole genome shotgun sequence contains these coding sequences:
- the LOC100601088 gene encoding FERM domain-containing protein 8 isoform X3, producing the protein MDWTEGSAGQPGTAERSHRSSMSSVGARAVQLKPKHQPYKLGRQWPELLLRFTSALDNDVAMDESFLQFRRNVFFPKRRELQILDEEVLRLLYEEAKGNVLAARYPCDVEDFEALGALVCRVQLVPYQPGWPAACDLREKLDSFLPAHLCKRGQGLFAALRGRGARARPGEQGLLNPYRQVQVSSDGRREATLGTHYRAYLLKCHKMPFYGCAFFHGEVDKPAQGFSHRGGRKPVSVAISLEGVQVIDSREKHVLLGLRFQELSWDHTSSEEEKPILWLEFDGDSEGTLVNKLLKIYSKQAELMSSLTEYCFELSQGAEPAGPQDSATGSPSDPRSSPAPAQLPKLRRQGSVVPSRIQHLSTIRYVEDCKGIRRVKPKRTTSFFSRQLSLGQGSYTVVQPSDSLEQG; encoded by the exons ATGGACTGGACGGAAGGCAGTGCCGGGCAGCCTGGCACCGCTGAGCGGTCCCACCGAAGCAGCATGTCCTCCGTGGGAGCCCGAGCG GTGCAGCTGAAACCCAAGCACCAGCCCTACAAGCTGGGACGCCAGTGGCCGGAGCTGCTGCTGCGCTTCACCAGTGCCCTGGACAACGACGTGGCCATGGATGAGTCTTTCCTGCAGTTCCGAAGGAACGTGTTCTTCCCAAAGCGGCGGGAGCTCCAGATCCTCGACGAGGAGGTCCTGCGGCTGCTCTATGAGGAGGCCAAGGGCAACGTGCTGGCTGCACGGTACCCTTGCGACGTGGAGGACTTCGAGGCTCTGGGCGCCCTGGTGTGCCGCGTGCAGCTCGTGCCTTACCAGCCCGGCTGGCCGGCAGCCTGCGACCTGAGGGAGAAGCTGgactccttcctccctgcccaccTCTGTAAGCGGGGCCAGGGTCTCTTTGCTGCCCTCCGGGGCCgtggggccagggccaggccgGGCGAGCAGGGCCTGCTGAACCCCTACCGCCAGGTGCAGGTCAGCAGCGACGGCCGGCGCGAGGCCACCCTGGGCACCCACTACCGCGCCTACCTCCTCAAGTGCCACAAGATGCCCTTCTATGGGTGTGCCTTCTTCCATGGTGAGGTTGACAAGCCAGCCCAAGGCTTTTCGCACCGGGGTGGGCGCAAGCCAGTTTCTGTGGCCATCAGTCTGGAAGGTGTGCAGGTCATCGACAGCAGAGAGAAGCACGTCCTGCTGGGCCTGCGCTTCCAGGAGCTGTCGTGGGACCACACCTCCTCTGAGGAGGAGAAGCCCATCCTGTGGCTGGAGTTCGACGGGGACAGCGAGGGCACACTTGTCAACAAGCTCCTCAAGATCTACTCCAAGCAGGCTGAACTGATGAGCAGCCTCACTGAGTACTGCTTCGAACTGAGCCAGGGGGCGGAGCCCGCAGGCCCCCAGGACAGTGCGACTGGCTCGCCCTCAGACCCCAGATCCTCGCCGGCTCCCGCTCAGCTCCCCAAGCTGCGGAGGCAGGGCAGTGTGGTGCCCAGCCGAATCCAGCATCTCTCCACCATCCGCTACGTGGAGGACTGCAAGGGGATCAGGCGAGTGAAGCCGAAGCGCACCACGTCCTTCTTCAGCCGGCAGCTGTCCTTGGGCCAGGGGAGCTACACCGTGGTGCAGCCCAGCGACAGCCTGGAGCAGGGCTGA
- the LOC100601088 gene encoding FERM domain-containing protein 8 isoform X2 translates to MDWTEGSAGQPGTAERSHRSSMSSVGARAADVLVYLADDTVVPRAVENLPSLSAHELHHTVREVLQLPDIALDVFALWLVSPLLESFLQFRRNVFFPKRRELQILDEEVLRLLYEEAKGNVLAARYPCDVEDFEALGALVCRVQLVPYQPGWPAACDLREKLDSFLPAHLCKRGQGLFAALRGRGARARPGEQGLLNPYRQVQVSSDGRREATLGTHYRAYLLKCHKMPFYGCAFFHGEVDKPAQGFSHRGGRKPVSVAISLEGVQVIDSREKHVLLGLRFQELSWDHTSSEEEKPILWLEFDGDSEGTLVNKLLKIYSKQAELMSSLTEYCFELSQGAEPAGPQDSATGSPSDPRSSPAPAQLPKLRRQGSVVPSRIQHLSTIRYVEDCKGIRRVKPKRTTSFFSRQLSLGQGSYTVVQPSDSLEQG, encoded by the exons ATGGACTGGACGGAAGGCAGTGCCGGGCAGCCTGGCACCGCTGAGCGGTCCCACCGAAGCAGCATGTCCTCCGTGGGAGCCCGAGCGGCTGACGTGCTGGTATACCTGGCGGATGACACGGTGGTGCCCCGGGCTGTGGAGAACCTGCCCTCGCTCAGTGCCCATGAGCTTCACCACACCGTCCGAGAGGTCCTGCAGCTTCCGGACATCGCCCTGGATGTCTTCGCGCTCTGGCTGGTTTCCCCTCTGCTGGAG TCTTTCCTGCAGTTCCGAAGGAACGTGTTCTTCCCAAAGCGGCGGGAGCTCCAGATCCTCGACGAGGAGGTCCTGCGGCTGCTCTATGAGGAGGCCAAGGGCAACGTGCTGGCTGCACGGTACCCTTGCGACGTGGAGGACTTCGAGGCTCTGGGCGCCCTGGTGTGCCGCGTGCAGCTCGTGCCTTACCAGCCCGGCTGGCCGGCAGCCTGCGACCTGAGGGAGAAGCTGgactccttcctccctgcccaccTCTGTAAGCGGGGCCAGGGTCTCTTTGCTGCCCTCCGGGGCCgtggggccagggccaggccgGGCGAGCAGGGCCTGCTGAACCCCTACCGCCAGGTGCAGGTCAGCAGCGACGGCCGGCGCGAGGCCACCCTGGGCACCCACTACCGCGCCTACCTCCTCAAGTGCCACAAGATGCCCTTCTATGGGTGTGCCTTCTTCCATGGTGAGGTTGACAAGCCAGCCCAAGGCTTTTCGCACCGGGGTGGGCGCAAGCCAGTTTCTGTGGCCATCAGTCTGGAAGGTGTGCAGGTCATCGACAGCAGAGAGAAGCACGTCCTGCTGGGCCTGCGCTTCCAGGAGCTGTCGTGGGACCACACCTCCTCTGAGGAGGAGAAGCCCATCCTGTGGCTGGAGTTCGACGGGGACAGCGAGGGCACACTTGTCAACAAGCTCCTCAAGATCTACTCCAAGCAGGCTGAACTGATGAGCAGCCTCACTGAGTACTGCTTCGAACTGAGCCAGGGGGCGGAGCCCGCAGGCCCCCAGGACAGTGCGACTGGCTCGCCCTCAGACCCCAGATCCTCGCCGGCTCCCGCTCAGCTCCCCAAGCTGCGGAGGCAGGGCAGTGTGGTGCCCAGCCGAATCCAGCATCTCTCCACCATCCGCTACGTGGAGGACTGCAAGGGGATCAGGCGAGTGAAGCCGAAGCGCACCACGTCCTTCTTCAGCCGGCAGCTGTCCTTGGGCCAGGGGAGCTACACCGTGGTGCAGCCCAGCGACAGCCTGGAGCAGGGCTGA
- the LOC100601088 gene encoding FERM domain-containing protein 8 isoform X1, with the protein MDWTEGSAGQPGTAERSHRSSMSSVGARAADVLVYLADDTVVPRAVENLPSLSAHELHHTVREVLQLPDIALDVFALWLVSPLLEVQLKPKHQPYKLGRQWPELLLRFTSALDNDVAMDESFLQFRRNVFFPKRRELQILDEEVLRLLYEEAKGNVLAARYPCDVEDFEALGALVCRVQLVPYQPGWPAACDLREKLDSFLPAHLCKRGQGLFAALRGRGARARPGEQGLLNPYRQVQVSSDGRREATLGTHYRAYLLKCHKMPFYGCAFFHGEVDKPAQGFSHRGGRKPVSVAISLEGVQVIDSREKHVLLGLRFQELSWDHTSSEEEKPILWLEFDGDSEGTLVNKLLKIYSKQAELMSSLTEYCFELSQGAEPAGPQDSATGSPSDPRSSPAPAQLPKLRRQGSVVPSRIQHLSTIRYVEDCKGIRRVKPKRTTSFFSRQLSLGQGSYTVVQPSDSLEQG; encoded by the coding sequence ATGGACTGGACGGAAGGCAGTGCCGGGCAGCCTGGCACCGCTGAGCGGTCCCACCGAAGCAGCATGTCCTCCGTGGGAGCCCGAGCGGCTGACGTGCTGGTATACCTGGCGGATGACACGGTGGTGCCCCGGGCTGTGGAGAACCTGCCCTCGCTCAGTGCCCATGAGCTTCACCACACCGTCCGAGAGGTCCTGCAGCTTCCGGACATCGCCCTGGATGTCTTCGCGCTCTGGCTGGTTTCCCCTCTGCTGGAGGTGCAGCTGAAACCCAAGCACCAGCCCTACAAGCTGGGACGCCAGTGGCCGGAGCTGCTGCTGCGCTTCACCAGTGCCCTGGACAACGACGTGGCCATGGATGAGTCTTTCCTGCAGTTCCGAAGGAACGTGTTCTTCCCAAAGCGGCGGGAGCTCCAGATCCTCGACGAGGAGGTCCTGCGGCTGCTCTATGAGGAGGCCAAGGGCAACGTGCTGGCTGCACGGTACCCTTGCGACGTGGAGGACTTCGAGGCTCTGGGCGCCCTGGTGTGCCGCGTGCAGCTCGTGCCTTACCAGCCCGGCTGGCCGGCAGCCTGCGACCTGAGGGAGAAGCTGgactccttcctccctgcccaccTCTGTAAGCGGGGCCAGGGTCTCTTTGCTGCCCTCCGGGGCCgtggggccagggccaggccgGGCGAGCAGGGCCTGCTGAACCCCTACCGCCAGGTGCAGGTCAGCAGCGACGGCCGGCGCGAGGCCACCCTGGGCACCCACTACCGCGCCTACCTCCTCAAGTGCCACAAGATGCCCTTCTATGGGTGTGCCTTCTTCCATGGTGAGGTTGACAAGCCAGCCCAAGGCTTTTCGCACCGGGGTGGGCGCAAGCCAGTTTCTGTGGCCATCAGTCTGGAAGGTGTGCAGGTCATCGACAGCAGAGAGAAGCACGTCCTGCTGGGCCTGCGCTTCCAGGAGCTGTCGTGGGACCACACCTCCTCTGAGGAGGAGAAGCCCATCCTGTGGCTGGAGTTCGACGGGGACAGCGAGGGCACACTTGTCAACAAGCTCCTCAAGATCTACTCCAAGCAGGCTGAACTGATGAGCAGCCTCACTGAGTACTGCTTCGAACTGAGCCAGGGGGCGGAGCCCGCAGGCCCCCAGGACAGTGCGACTGGCTCGCCCTCAGACCCCAGATCCTCGCCGGCTCCCGCTCAGCTCCCCAAGCTGCGGAGGCAGGGCAGTGTGGTGCCCAGCCGAATCCAGCATCTCTCCACCATCCGCTACGTGGAGGACTGCAAGGGGATCAGGCGAGTGAAGCCGAAGCGCACCACGTCCTTCTTCAGCCGGCAGCTGTCCTTGGGCCAGGGGAGCTACACCGTGGTGCAGCCCAGCGACAGCCTGGAGCAGGGCTGA